The following coding sequences lie in one Vicia villosa cultivar HV-30 ecotype Madison, WI unplaced genomic scaffold, Vvil1.0 ctg.004005F_1_1, whole genome shotgun sequence genomic window:
- the LOC131641748 gene encoding ubiquitin carboxyl-terminal hydrolase 24-like, whose amino-acid sequence MSNSKVLLFGSFTEDETKLLRVKKSSGRNDKPVEKNQLQFGSLNSVVESSDLPKSPKAPKNVPFPDSQNLVPLPDSQKLNGVNGVSANIPKVSETIKENGSTTKVSSSPSGITSANSVKEHHVPSVTLLHENGTASANHFTNLSLDGSGTECLKSALKNGSSDDTSKLFDEDMKKAPNGHAVMDVKELLPRGLINSGNLCFLSATVQALLVCSPFVQLLQELRTRNIPKVGYPTLKAFAEFVTQFDMPSGIKLKKKDTDSFEFGRAFCPVMFEDVLKNFTPDVPNSISGRPRQEDAQEFLSFVMDQMHDELLKLEGQSSSLNGSKSFLVSSVEDDEWETVGPKNKSAVTRTQSFIPSELNDIFGGQLQSLVRTKGNRSATVQPYRLLHLDIHPDAVHTIEDALHLFSAPETLEGYRTSVTGKARTAKKSIQIQTLPKVMILHLMRFGYGSQGSTKLLKPVYFPLELILGRDLLVSPSTEGRKYELVATITHHGREPSKGHYTADAQYPNGRWLRFDDASVFAIGTNKVLHDQAYVLFYKQI is encoded by the exons ATGAGCAATTCTAAG GTTCTACTATTTGGCTCATTTACTGAAGATGAAACCAAATTGCTGAGGGTAAAGAAGTCTTCGGGGAGAAATGATAAGCCTGTTGAGAAGAATCAGCTGCAATTTGGTTCTCTGAATTCTGTTGTTGAATCAAGCGACCTGCCAAAGTCACCAAAAGCACCAAAAAATGTTCCTTTCCCTGATTCTCAAAATCTTGTTCCTCTCCCTGATTCTCAGAAACTTAATGGAGTGAATGGTGTCAGTGCTAACATACCTAAGGTATCCGAAACTATTAAAGAGAATGGCAGTACCACTAAAGTCTCTTCTAGTCCCTCAGGTATCACTAGTGCAAACAGTGTTAAAGAACATCATGTGCCTTCTGTTACACTACTTCATGAAAATGGTACTGCGAGTGCAAACCATTTTACAAATTTGAGCCTGGATGGTTCAGGGACTGAATGTTTGAAGAGTGCCTTAAAAAATGGCAGCAGTGATGATACTTCGAAGTTATTTGATGAAGACATGAAAAAGGCACCTAATGGGCATGCTGTAATGGATGTTAAGGAACTGCTGCCTCGAGGCCTTATTAACTCTGGGAATTTATGCTTCCTTAGTGCAACCGTGCAGGCTCTCTTGGTTTGTTCTCCTTTTGTTCAGCTTTTGCAGGAGTTAAGAACTCGCAACATTCCTAAG GTTGGCTATCCCACGCTTAAAGCATTTGCCGAGTTCGTAACTCAATTTGACATGCCAAGCGGAATAAAATTAAAGAAGAAAGATACAGATTCTTTTGAGTTTGGACGGGCATTTTGCCCTGTTATGTTTGAAGATGTTCTGAAAAATTTTACTCCGGATGTGCCAAATAGCATTTCAGGAAGACCAAG GCAAGAAGATGCTCAGGAATTTCTGAGCTTTGTAATGGATCAAATGCATGACGAATTACTGAAGCTTGAAGGACAATCTTCAAGTCTTAATGGTAGCAAATCTTTTCTAGTTTCTTCTGTGGAAGATGATGAATGGGAAACAGTGGGGCCAAAGAATAAATCTGCTGTTACTAGGACTCAAAGCTTTATTCCCTCAGAattaaatgatatttttggaGGACAACTCCAAAGTTTGGTTAGAACTAAAG GAAATAGATCTGCCACTGTTCAACCATATCGCTTGCTTCATCTTGACATTCACCCTGATGCTGTTCACACCATTGAGGATGCCCTGCACTTGTTTTCTGCACCAGAAACTCTTGAAGGGTACCGAACATCAGTCACTGGAAAG GCAAGGACTGCAAAAAAATCTATACAGATACAGACACTTCCTAAAGTAATGATTTTGCACTTGATGCGATTTGGTTATGGAAGCCAGGGAAGCACCAAGTTGCTTAAGCCCGTGTACTTTCCTCTTGAGTTGATATTGGGTCGTGACCTGCTTGTTTCACCATCTACCGAG GGTCGAAAATATGAACTTGTCGCTACAATTACTCATCATGGAAGGGAGCCTTCAAAAGGACACTACACAGCTGATGCACAGTATCCAAATGGTCGGTGGCTACGATTTGATGACGCATCTGTCTTTGCCATTGGAACAAATAAGGTGCTGCATGATCAGGCCTATGTTCTTTTCTACAAACAGATATAA